From one Excalfactoria chinensis isolate bCotChi1 chromosome 9, bCotChi1.hap2, whole genome shotgun sequence genomic stretch:
- the EEF1AKMT4 gene encoding EEF1A lysine methyltransferase 4, giving the protein MERRPPPAAANRCYARRRFWEERYRRAGAESHEWLGGLERFRALLEPELRPDDRILVLGCGTSALSYELHELGYPDVTSIDFSPACVEAMRSRYAHCPDLRWAVMDMRSLTFPDASFDVVLEKGTLDVLLVEEADPWHVSPRGAAAMHRVLAEVSRVLRPGGRFLSITFAQPHFRAPHYAQEAFGWSLRHAACGDAFHYFVYIMCKGQPLAPHHLALGRQLGRPPPAPPPPITVAEDEDEDFLHAIEL; this is encoded by the exons ATGGAGCggcgccccccgcccgccgccgccaaCCGGTGCTACGCGCGGCGCCGCTTCTGGGAGGAGCGCTACCGCCGGGCGGGCGCCGAGTCCCACGAGTGGCTGGGCGGCCTCGAGCGGTTCCGCGCGTTGCTGGAGCCCGAGCTGCGCCCCGACGACCGCATCCTCGTGCTCG GCTGTGGGACCAGTGCTCTGAGCTATGAGCTGCACGAGCTGGGCTACCCCGACGTCACCAGCATCGACTTCTCTCCTGCTTGCGTGGAGGCCATGCGCTCCCGCTACGCTCACTGCCCCGACCTGCGCTGGGCCGTCATGGACATGCGCTCCCTGACCTTCCCTGATGCTTCCTTCGACGTGGTGCTGGAGAAGGGCACGCTGGACGTGCTGCTGGTGGAGGAGGCTGACCCGTGGCACGTGTCCCCCCGCGGTGCTGCTGCGATGCACCGGGTGCTGGCAGAG gTGAGCCGCGTGCTGCGCCCAGGGGGCCGCTTCCTCTCCATCACCTTCGCGCAGCCCCATTTCCGCGCCCCGCACTACGCACAGGAGGCCTTTGGCTGGTCGCTGCGGCATGCAGCCTGCGGGGACGCCTTCCACTACTTCGTCTACATCATGTGCAAAGGGCAGCCCCTGGCCCCACACCACCTGGCCCTGGGCAGGCAGCTGGGGCggccccccccagccccaccgcCCCCTATCACCGTGGcagaggatgaggatgaggacTTCCTCCACGCCATCGAACTGTGA
- the ALG3 gene encoding dol-P-Man:Man(5)GlcNAc(2)-PP-Dol alpha-1,3-mannosyltransferase — protein sequence MAVRLRRLCREVLLEPRYTPLVAACLCLAEGGVNLWVIRRVPYTEIDWRAYMQEVEGFANGTRDYEQLRGDTGPLVYPAGFVYLFLGLYYATGRGADIRLAQHVFAGLYLLNLLLVFRIYCRTSKVPPYVFFFMCCASYRIHSIFVLRLFNDPVAMAVLFLAVNFFLEDRWSWGCLLFSLAVSVKMNVLLFAPGLLFLLLLRFGLLGCIPKLCICAVLQLALGLPFLLENPVGYLTRSFDLGRQFQFKWTVNWRFLPEEVFQHRAFHVGLLLAHLAGLVLFALHRWHRSKESILSLLKDPVERKHPSPPLSANKIVFILFSSNFLGICCSRSLHYQFYVWYFHTLPYLLWCTPTSKLAHMPKVLLLGVIELCWNTYPSTVCSSLSLHVCHGLVLLQLWYGTALPPAPQPPQPSKKSDPLSRKAL from the exons ATGGCGGTGAGGTTGCGCCGGCTGTGCcgggaggtgctgctggagcccCGCTACACGCCGCTGGTGGCCGCCTGCTTGTGCCTGGCGGAGGGCGGCGTCAACCTGTGGGTGATCCGCAGGGTGCCCT ACACCGAGATCGACTGGCGGGCCTACATGCAGGAGGTGGAGGGCTTCGCCAACGGCACCCGCGACTACGAGCAGCTGCGGGGCGACACCGGGCCGCTGGT TTACCCCGCCGGCTTCGTCTACCTGTTCCTGGGGCTGTACTACGCCACGGGCCGCGGGGCCGACATCCGCCTGGCACAGCACGTCTTCGCCGGGCTCTACCTGCTCAACCTGCTGCTCGTCTTCCGCATCTACTGCCGCACCTCCAAG GTTCCCCCGTACGTCTTCTTCTTCATGTGCTGCGCCTCCTACCGCATCCACTCCATCTTCGTCTTGCGGCTCTTCAATGACCCCGTGGCCATGGCCGTCCTCTTCCTTGCTGTCAACTTCTTCCTGGAGGACCGCTGGTCCTGGGGCTGCCTGCTCTTCAG CCTGGCTGTGTCGGTGAAGATGAACGTCCTGCTCTTCGCACCCGGGCtgctctttctcctcctgctgcgCTTCGGCCTCTTGGGCTGTATCCCCAAGCTCTGCATCTGTGCCGTGCTCCAG TTGGCCCTAGGGCTGCCCTTCCTGCTGGAGAATCCTGTGGGGTACCTGACACGCTCCTTCGACCTGGGCCGTCAGTTCCAGTTCAAGTGGACAGTGAACTGGCGCTTCCTCCCGGAGGAGGTGTTCCAGCACCGGGCTTTCCATGTCGGGCTGCTCCTGGCACACCTGGCTGGCTTGGTGCTCTTTGCACTGCATCGATGGCACAG GTCCAAAGAAAGCATCCTATCTCTGCTGAAGGATCCAGTCGAGAGGAAGCACCCATCTCCTCCCTTGAGTGCCAACAA GATCGTCTTCATCCTCTTCTCCTCCAACTTTCTGGGCATTTGCTGCAGCCGGTCCCTGCACTATCAGTTCTACGTCTGGTACTTCCACACGCTGCCCTACCTGCTGTGGTGCACCCCAACCTCCAAGCTCGCTCACATGCCCAA agtgctgctgctgggtgtgaTCGAGCTCTGCTGGAACACCTACCCCTCCActgtctgcagctccctctcCCTGCACGTCTGTCATGGACTGGTCCTGCTCCAGCTGTGGTATGGCACAGCCTtgccaccagccccacagcccccacagcccagcaagAAGTCCGATCCCCTCTCCAGGAAGGCACTGTGA
- the CAMK2N2 gene encoding calcium/calmodulin-dependent protein kinase II inhibitor 2, translating to MSQVLPYGEDKVGRYGAEPEAGELPFSCRLQDTNAFFGGNQGKRPPKLGQIGRAKRVVIEDDRIDEVLKGMTEKSPSGV from the exons ATGTCGCAGGTGCTGCCCTACGGCGAGGACAAGGTGGGTCGCTACGGCGCCGAGCCCGAGGCGGGGGAGCTGCCCTTCAGCTGCCGCCTGCAGGACACCAACGCCTTCTTCGGGGGCAACCAGGGCAAGCGGCCCCCCAAGCTGGGACAGATCGGCCGCGCCAAGAGAG TGGTGATCGAGGATGACCGGATAGACGAGGTGCTCAAGGGCATGACGGAGAAGTCGCCATCGGGGGTATAA